One window of Streptomyces sp. SUK 48 genomic DNA carries:
- a CDS encoding S-4TM family putative pore-forming effector, whose protein sequence is MASTHPIADRQESAAAMRVLKAIVVAHLRNQRAQTLSLTVSVALAVAGLLTGSGSRYGTAITLSGTLWAALYMGVMAPWAERYLRIAATLQEMFDADVLGLPWNSVAVGNRIGDDEVSRLSRRFRGAEDRLRGYYLSVDAAAPYDVLFCLEQNLAWGSRIRHRFAQLMLGVLVLWSAAGVLLTLATGGTLSRLVTGWFVPSLGLLLLCLEMYRTQMTSIQERLRVLGLVRGVIDDPTSPVITTPDGLTCFARQVQDTLYQMRRLQPRLPAWYFRRYHDQDKGDFQIRMRELESRFPRP, encoded by the coding sequence TTGGCGAGCACTCATCCCATCGCGGACCGGCAGGAGAGCGCTGCGGCCATGCGCGTGCTCAAGGCCATCGTCGTTGCACACCTCCGCAACCAGCGCGCGCAGACGCTGAGTCTGACAGTCTCGGTCGCCTTGGCCGTTGCCGGCCTGCTGACCGGCTCGGGTTCGCGGTACGGCACCGCCATCACCCTCAGCGGCACGCTGTGGGCCGCGCTCTACATGGGAGTGATGGCACCCTGGGCCGAGCGGTACCTGCGGATCGCCGCGACTCTTCAGGAGATGTTCGACGCCGATGTACTCGGCCTGCCGTGGAACAGCGTGGCGGTCGGGAACCGGATCGGCGACGACGAGGTGAGCCGGCTCAGTCGGCGCTTTCGCGGCGCTGAGGACCGGCTGCGGGGCTACTACCTCTCGGTGGACGCCGCCGCGCCTTATGACGTGCTCTTCTGCTTGGAACAGAACCTGGCCTGGGGGTCCCGGATCCGGCATCGCTTCGCTCAGCTGATGCTCGGCGTACTGGTGCTGTGGTCCGCGGCGGGTGTCCTGCTGACCCTCGCCACTGGCGGGACGTTGAGCCGACTGGTCACCGGGTGGTTCGTTCCCTCGCTCGGCCTGCTGCTCCTGTGCCTGGAGATGTACCGCACGCAGATGACGAGCATTCAGGAGAGGCTCCGCGTCCTCGGGCTGGTGCGTGGGGTCATCGACGACCCCACGTCACCGGTGATCACCACACCGGACGGGTTGACCTGCTTCGCACGCCAGGTCCAAGACACGCTCTACCAGATGAGACGGCTCCAGCCGCGACTGCCGGCCTGGTACTTCCGGCGGTACCACGACCAGGACAAGGGCGATTTCCAGATCAGGATGCGAGAGCTGGAATCGAGGTTCCCCCGGCCATGA